The genome window ATTATAGATGTACGAAGATTCCTAAACATATTGTTATTAATAATTCGCAAGAATTGCATTTTTCTATTTACCTCCATTTTCTGATTCTCCAAACTTGAGAAGGCTTTCGCCTTCTTCAATTTCCTCTTTTTTGAAGGGCCTTCGACTTACTGAAACTTCCCCTCCCTTGAGGGGAGGGGATAAAGGGGAGGGTGACAATTCACTGATTATCACTTCCATCACCCCATCAATATTTCTCAATACATCGTTATTCCAAAATCTTAATACCATGTATCCTTGTGCCCGAAGCCACCTATCCCTTATTTTATCACCCCTGCTCTCAAAATGCCCACTGCCATCAACCTCAATAATCAATTTTTTCTCAAAACAGACAAAATCCACAATATAGCGTCCTATCATCTGCTGTCTTCGAAATTTTACACCTAATTGTTTATCTCGTATCTTATACCATAATCTTTTTTCTGCTAAGGTCATATTACCTCTTAGGCGTTTTAATATTATTTTGTTTTGTGGGGTTAGTTTCATTCTTCACCCCCACCTTAATCCTCCCCCCTCAAGGGGGAGGAAAAGCGAAGGAGAACTCCCCTCAAGGGGGAGGAAAAGCGAAGAAACCCTGCCATCAAGGGGGAGGAAATGCAAAAGAGCTCAATATAAAGAAGGAAAGAAGTCAAGAAAATTTTGGCATCAAAAGGAAGCAAGATAAGAGAGAGTATTTTGTGAAAGT of candidate division WOR-3 bacterium contains these proteins:
- a CDS encoding endonuclease domain-containing protein, producing MKLTPQNKIILKRLRGNMTLAEKRLWYKIRDKQLGVKFRRQQMIGRYIVDFVCFEKKLIIEVDGSGHFESRGDKIRDRWLRAQGYMVLRFWNNDVLRNIDGVMEVIISELSPSPLSPPLKGGEVSVSRRPFKKEEIEEGESLLKFGESENGGK